Within Elizabethkingia sp. JS20170427COW, the genomic segment GATAAATGTAGAGATGTCATATTGGGAAATTTGCTAACACAACAAGATATCATTAGCTTAGAGAATAAAATCATAAGCTATAAAGGCTTGCTTTTGGAATGGGGACAAAAAGAGAAAATCAACCTTCGTTTTGAAACTAGCGAAGAGAACTTCGCAAATAAAGTAGTACACTTTAGGAGCAGCATAAGTATTGGGGATAAAACCATAGCGCATGCTTCGGAAGTATCTAAGAAAAAAGCTGAAGAAAAGGCAGCTCAACGTGCTTTTTATACACTTCAAAAAAAAGAAAATATTAATGGCGAAAACCAAAAAAATACGCCTTGATTTAGATTGTGATGAAGCAATGACGATAGGTTTGGTTAGGCAAGCAAAAGCCCAACCTTATTATCAATTTTTTTTTGAAATCAATAAGCTTAATTCCTTTACATTTAAAAGAGTTGAAGATTTTACAATACGCTATAAGGGAACTAATTTCTCCTTTCTTTGCATGCAGAGTTATGATCATAATGAAAAATCATGCTATCAGATTATAGCCAATAAATCTTTCGAAACTCAAGAATCTACCTCTTCAGAACTTTTCGATACTAGTGTAAAAGTCCATTATTTACTAGGAAATCAGAAAGAAGTTGATTTCTTAATAAAGATTGAAGATTCATTTCCTGATTTTTCATTAATTTTGTTTCCAGGAAACAGTATCTTTGCTATACAAGAGTATGAAATACAACCTGAAGAATTAATATACCAATATATTCAAGAAAATGAGTGAATATCTAAAGAAGACTAAAATAATTGCTACGCTAGGACCCGCTTCTTCTAACAAAGAAACGATTCTTAAAATGGTTCAAGCGGGAGCAAACGTTATCAGAATCAATTTTTCTCACGCAGATTACGATCTTGTTAAAAGAAATATCGCAATTATTAGAGAAGTAAACGCAGAATATGGCTTTGCCACTGCTATCCTAGGAGATTTACAAGGACCTAAGCTTCGTGTAGGAGTAGTAAAAGAAGGTTCTTACCTTAATCCTGGTGATATCTTAACCTTTACCAATGAAAAAGTAGAAGGAGATTCCACAAAAGTTTATATGACTTATGAGAGATTCCCTCTAGATGTAAAAGTAGGAGAGCGTATCCTAATTGATGATGGTAAACTAGTACTAGAAGTTACCGAAACCAATGGTAAGGATACCGTAAAAGCAAAAACTATCCAAGGAGGACCTCTTAGTTCTAAGAAAGGGGTTAACCTTCCTAATACTCAAATATCTTTACCAGCACTTACAGAAAAAGATATCCAAGATGCTAACTTCATCTTAGATAATGATTTCGACTGGATTGCACTTTCTTTTGTAAGACACGCTCAAGACATTAAGGATCTTAAAGATTTAATTGCCAATCATCCTAATGGACAGAAATTTAAAACACCTATTATCGCTAAAATCGAAAAGCCAGAAGGTGTAGGAAATATCGATGAAATCCTAATGGAATGCGACGGTATCATGGTAGCTCGTGGAGACCTTGGGGTAGAAGTTCCAATGGAAGAAGTTCCATTAATTCAAAAAATGCTTGTTGAAAAGTCTAGAAAATATTCTAAACCAGTAATTATCGCTACCCAGATGATGGAAACGATGATTAATAGCATGACTCCTACCAGAGCTGAAGTTAATGACGTTGCTAACTCCGTTTTAGATGGTGCTGATGCTGTAATGCTTTCAGGAGAGACTTCTGTAGGAAAATACCCAGCAGAAGTAGTTGCTACTATGGCGAAGATTGTATCTAATATCGAAAGAACAGAGATCTACCAATCCAGAGTAGAACCTATTGATAAGATTAACTGCGTGGATGAGCGTTTTGTAACCGATTCTATTTGCTATTCTGCAGTTAGAGTTGCAGATAAAACAGATGCAAAAGCAATTATCACCCTTACTTATTCAGGGTATACCGCTTTCCAAATCTCATCTCATCGACCTAATTCTCACATCGTAGTATTTAGTTCTAATAGAAGAGTATTGACAATGTTAAGCTTATTATGGGGAGTTACTGCTCATTACTATGATATGAAAAAATCTACAGACGAAACAGTAATCCAAGTAAATATGTTAACTTGGAATTATGGTCTTGTAGAACAAGGAGACTTTGTTGTAAACTTGAATGCAATGCCGGTGCACGAAGGTGGAAAAACCAATACAATGAGGTTGACAACGATTTAATAAAATTTAATTGTTAATACAAAGAGAGGGAAACGACTACTGTGGTTTCCCTCTCTTTTATGCTTAAATTTTCTCATATTTGTTAAAAATAATGCCGTGAAGACTGTTCTGATTTTAGGGGCTAATTCTGATGTAGCCAAAGAAGCTATTCTACTATATGTACAACGAAATTACCAGGTGATAGCAGCGTCTAGGGATTTGGATTCCTTGAGAAATTTTGTACATCAACATGCTTTAGATCAGGAAAAAATAAGCTTGATTTATTTTGATGCTGTCGCGTTTGATACCCATGAGGATTTTTATTGGAATCTACCGAGTAAACCCAATATTGTCGTTTATGCAGCAGGCTTTTTAAGCCAAAATTCAGAAGCTCTTTATAACTTCCAAAAAGCATATCAGATGATGAAAGTGAATTATATAGGAGCGGTATCTATTTTAAATATTATTGCAATGGATACGAATAATACTGGGTTGGAAAGGATTATAGGCTTGTCATCCTTATCAGGGGTAAGAGGTAGGAAATCCAATTTCGTATATGGCAGTACCAAATCTGCGTTTACCCAGTATTTAGCAGGTCTTCGACAAGAGTTATCTCCTAGAAATATACAGGTGAATGCCTTGGTAATAGGTTATATCGATACTAAAATTAATCAAGGATTAGACTTGAATTCTTCTCTTATGATGAAGCCTAGTTATGTGGCTCAGTTTATTGTAAACCCAACCAATGCGCTGATTATAGTGCCCAATTGGAAATGGAAAATTATTTATTGGATATTAAAATTTCTCCCTGAATTTCTTGTAGCGAAGCTCCCATAAGAGATTAAAAAATAAATTCGCAAAAATGATTATTTTTAATTAACTTTAATGGATTGATTGCTAGTGTTTTATTGAAAGTAACCTTATGAAAAAGCAAACTATCTTCTGGCTTTTTATAGCCTTTATGTTTGGGATTTTTCTGGAAGATAGTTTTTTTGTTTCAGGATGGGGGATACTTGTGGTAATACTTTTATGTTTACTGTTGGTTTTACTAGCGTATAATATCCCTAGATATAGAGTAGTTGCGCTATGTGTTTTCTTTTTAGGGTTAGGAAGCCTTACACATTTTTTCAATATTCGGGATGTTTCAGATTCAAAAGTTGAGGGGGAAAAGATAATAGCTTTCGTTTTAGATAAAAAGCTGAATAGTACCTCAAAAAATAGACGGTATATTATTTCTATCATAGCAGTAAAACAGGATACTTCTTTGAGATATCCCCTGAAAGCAGTACTGAGTTTGCCGAAAGATATACCTATTTTAGACTACAAACATAAGTATGAGGCATCTGTTTCTTTGCATAAGATTTTGCCTCCCAATCAAAAATATCAATTCGATTATCAAAAATATATGTTAAGGCAGGGGGTGGAGTACCAAGTATATGGGAAGCATCAACCTTATCAAGAAAGAATTCCTTTAGGATGGATTACTTCGGTGAAAAGTTGGCATCAACAAGTATTGATTAAAATTGATAAGACAACCATTTCTGACAATGCTAAAGCTTTTTTAAAAGGAATAATATTAGCAGATAAAACAGATATGAGTACGGATCTTGTTCAAGATTTTGCCATATCGGGATTAGCTCATTTGTTAGCGATATCAGGAACTCATATGGTTATTATTTTCATGTTTATATATGCTTTTATGAGTAAAATTTTACCCTTAAGATATCAAAAGCAAAGCATTATTATTAGTTTACTATTTATTTGGTTGTTTGCCATTTTTATTGATTTTGGAAATTCTGTTATTAGAGCATGTCTAATGTTGAGTTTTTATTATGTTATGATTTTGATGCAAAGAAAGCCAGATTTATTGCATTCATTAGGTTTGGCAGGCTTGCTTATTTTAGCATGGGATAGTCAGCAATTGTTTAGTGTAGGATTTCAGTTGAGTTTTTTAGCGGTTTTTGGGATTTATTGGTTTAATCAGCCAATACAGCGTTTGTTGATGAAAGTTTCAAGAAATAGATATAAATTTATGATATCTATAATGAGTGTAACCTTGTCTGCTCAGTTGATGACAATGCCTTTGGTGGTGTACTACTTTCATCAGTTTTCATGGATTTCTATTGTTTCTAATTTGGTGGTATTGCCATTAGCAGAAGTGGTTATTGTATTTTCATTAATCCTTACATTACTAATAGCGAGTGTGGGTTCTATCGATATTCTGAATCAGGTTTATGATGGGATGATAACATGGCTGCTTCAACTGATTCATTTTTTTGCAGAGATTAAATTTTTATTTTTTGAGAATATACCTCTTCATTATTTGGAGGTGATTTGCTCGTTTTTAGTGCTTTATTTTTTAAGATTTATTTTTAAGGAGAGCTGTTTAAGGACTTGGATTCCTTTTTTAGCAAGTATAATTAGCTTTTTTGTACTCAAGTTAATTTTAGATTTTTCTTATTATAATATTACTGAAGAACAAGAACATCAATATTATCAGCAAGTTGTTTATTCTAAAAAATATCAAAATCAATTGATATTTTATACAGAAGATTCAATCCAACATCAAAAGCTAGAAAAATACATTTATAAACCTTATGCAACTTCTTTAAGGGTGAATCGATACCAAGTGTATTATGGTAATACGATGAAAAAATGACAACAAAAAGCTCAAAAAAAATATAATTTGTTAAACTATGTTAATTATTTAGATTGATTATAAACTAACTGCAAATGATGAATCTCATTTATCAAGCAAACAAGAATTGTTAATTTTGTGCAATTAGAAAATAAATTACACTATGGCAGGATTAACATCTTCTTCAGTAGGGAAGAAATTCCTTATGGCTACATCAGCGATGTTTTTGCTGATATTCCTACTTGTACACCTTGTTGCCAATCTGTTGTCCATTAAGGCAATTTTTGGTGAGAATGCGTTCAACGTAGCGTCAGATTTTATGGGTTATAACCCTTTTGTTCAATTTTTAATGCAACCAGTACTAGGCTTTGCAGTAATTCTACACTTTGTAATGGGTTTTGTTTTAGAAATTAAAAACAAACAAGCGAGACCTGTACAGTACGGATTTAACAACAGAGCTGCTAACTCTACTTGGGCTTCAAGAAATATGATTATTTCAGGAGCAGTAATTTTAGCGTTTTTAGTACTTCACGTTTATGATTTCTGGGTGCATGAGTTTAATTACAAAGTAATTGAAGCTTTGCCTCAAGATTCTACACGTTACTGGGGAGAGCTACATGCTAAATTTGCAGATGTATGGAGAGTAGCTCTTTATGTTATTGCTTTCGTATTATTAGGAATGCACTTATCACATGGTTTCCATTCAGCTTTCCAATCTGTGGGAGCAAACTCACCTAAGTGTTTCCCAATGATTAAAAAGCTTGGAAAAATCTATGCTGTGGTAATCCCAGCAGGATTT encodes:
- a CDS encoding SDR family NAD(P)-dependent oxidoreductase; the protein is MKTVLILGANSDVAKEAILLYVQRNYQVIAASRDLDSLRNFVHQHALDQEKISLIYFDAVAFDTHEDFYWNLPSKPNIVVYAAGFLSQNSEALYNFQKAYQMMKVNYIGAVSILNIIAMDTNNTGLERIIGLSSLSGVRGRKSNFVYGSTKSAFTQYLAGLRQELSPRNIQVNALVIGYIDTKINQGLDLNSSLMMKPSYVAQFIVNPTNALIIVPNWKWKIIYWILKFLPEFLVAKLP
- a CDS encoding succinate dehydrogenase cytochrome b subunit, translating into MAGLTSSSVGKKFLMATSAMFLLIFLLVHLVANLLSIKAIFGENAFNVASDFMGYNPFVQFLMQPVLGFAVILHFVMGFVLEIKNKQARPVQYGFNNRAANSTWASRNMIISGAVILAFLVLHVYDFWVHEFNYKVIEALPQDSTRYWGELHAKFADVWRVALYVIAFVLLGMHLSHGFHSAFQSVGANSPKCFPMIKKLGKIYAVVIPAGFIIIALYHFFTN
- the pyk gene encoding pyruvate kinase, coding for MSEYLKKTKIIATLGPASSNKETILKMVQAGANVIRINFSHADYDLVKRNIAIIREVNAEYGFATAILGDLQGPKLRVGVVKEGSYLNPGDILTFTNEKVEGDSTKVYMTYERFPLDVKVGERILIDDGKLVLEVTETNGKDTVKAKTIQGGPLSSKKGVNLPNTQISLPALTEKDIQDANFILDNDFDWIALSFVRHAQDIKDLKDLIANHPNGQKFKTPIIAKIEKPEGVGNIDEILMECDGIMVARGDLGVEVPMEEVPLIQKMLVEKSRKYSKPVIIATQMMETMINSMTPTRAEVNDVANSVLDGADAVMLSGETSVGKYPAEVVATMAKIVSNIERTEIYQSRVEPIDKINCVDERFVTDSICYSAVRVADKTDAKAIITLTYSGYTAFQISSHRPNSHIVVFSSNRRVLTMLSLLWGVTAHYYDMKKSTDETVIQVNMLTWNYGLVEQGDFVVNLNAMPVHEGGKTNTMRLTTI
- a CDS encoding ComEC/Rec2 family competence protein yields the protein MKKQTIFWLFIAFMFGIFLEDSFFVSGWGILVVILLCLLLVLLAYNIPRYRVVALCVFFLGLGSLTHFFNIRDVSDSKVEGEKIIAFVLDKKLNSTSKNRRYIISIIAVKQDTSLRYPLKAVLSLPKDIPILDYKHKYEASVSLHKILPPNQKYQFDYQKYMLRQGVEYQVYGKHQPYQERIPLGWITSVKSWHQQVLIKIDKTTISDNAKAFLKGIILADKTDMSTDLVQDFAISGLAHLLAISGTHMVIIFMFIYAFMSKILPLRYQKQSIIISLLFIWLFAIFIDFGNSVIRACLMLSFYYVMILMQRKPDLLHSLGLAGLLILAWDSQQLFSVGFQLSFLAVFGIYWFNQPIQRLLMKVSRNRYKFMISIMSVTLSAQLMTMPLVVYYFHQFSWISIVSNLVVLPLAEVVIVFSLILTLLIASVGSIDILNQVYDGMITWLLQLIHFFAEIKFLFFENIPLHYLEVICSFLVLYFLRFIFKESCLRTWIPFLASIISFFVLKLILDFSYYNITEEQEHQYYQQVVYSKKYQNQLIFYTEDSIQHQKLEKYIYKPYATSLRVNRYQVYYGNTMKK
- a CDS encoding IPExxxVDY family protein, with translation MAKTKKIRLDLDCDEAMTIGLVRQAKAQPYYQFFFEINKLNSFTFKRVEDFTIRYKGTNFSFLCMQSYDHNEKSCYQIIANKSFETQESTSSELFDTSVKVHYLLGNQKEVDFLIKIEDSFPDFSLILFPGNSIFAIQEYEIQPEELIYQYIQENE